Proteins encoded together in one Halothermothrix orenii H 168 window:
- a CDS encoding DUF5665 domain-containing protein, whose translation MVIYMVTEDDKKEIMEKLDEISDRLQKLNIAEYIELVRSPRRMLLINFIAGLARGLGVAIGATFLGAIFLVILFRLARLNLPLIGEYIARIVKIVQTYL comes from the coding sequence GTGGTAATATATATGGTAACTGAAGATGATAAAAAGGAAATCATGGAAAAACTGGATGAGATATCTGACAGGTTGCAGAAGTTGAATATAGCTGAATATATTGAGCTTGTTAGATCTCCAAGGAGAATGCTTTTAATAAATTTTATAGCAGGACTGGCCAGAGGTCTGGGGGTGGCTATAGGTGCTACTTTTCTCGGGGCAATATTTTTAGTTATTTTATTTAGGCTTGCCCGGTTAAACCTGCCGTTAATTGGAGAATATATAGCCAGGATTGTGAAAATAGTTCAGACATATCTCTAA